CCATCTTTTAGCCGCCCGCACCCGCTTTATCACCAGCGACATGCTGGAGCATTTCGACGTTACGCGATGGTCCCCGCGACATGCGACAGAGGCCGCTGCCCCTGCCCTGGGCCGCGTCGATATCCGCGCCAGCATGCGGGATATGTGGGGGTGAGGGCCCCTGCCCTTCTCAGCTGAAGCCCTGAGCGCCTCGGGCCAATTCCCTGCGCAGTCGCCGGTCGCGCTTCAGGTGCCATTCCCGGCTCATCGCCTCGCTTCGCGTTGGCAAGCGCTCGGCGTAGATCAGGATCCATCTTCGCCCACGCGTCGATTTGGCACCGAGCGCTGTACCGGAATTGTGCTCTGCCAGACGTCGCTCGAGATCCAGGGTCCACCCGACATAAGTGCGGTAACCATCGCTAGCGTGGCAACCGAGAACATAGGCGTAGGCCGTCATCCCCCTGCCCTACCCTTCTGAAGCGAGGCTGCCCGCGAAGCGCTCGGCCAGTTGCTCACGGCTAAACGTCTCGGCAACGAGGTCGACAAAAACGCGGGTCTTGGCCGGCAGCAAGGTCCGCGACACGTAGTAAAGCGAGATTGCCCCGGCATCGGCAAACCAATGCGGCAGCAACCGGATCAGGCTGCCGTTTTCCAGATCGCGCAGAACGTCGGGCACAGCCAGCAGCGCCACGCCAAGGCCCAGCTTTGCTGCCTCGCGCATGGCGGCGGGATCGTTGAGGATGATGGTGTCGGGAAGCGGTGCTGCCTTCTCGGTCCCAGCCACATTCCGCATCACCCATTGCCGCAGCCTACCCGTCCGCAGCGAGCGCATCGCTATCCCGTCCAACCGCGACAGATCCTCGGGCTCACTTGGAAGGGTGCGACCGGCCGTGTAACCCGGCGCGGCAACCGCGATGATATGCGCGGGCGCAAGTGTGCGGGCAACCATCCCGGGCGTCAGCTCAAACCCCGCGCCGATGGCCACGTCATAGCCTTCGGCAGCCAGATCAACATGGCGGTTCTCGAAATGCCATTCCGGGCGGATCAGCGGGTGGCGGCGCATCAGTTCGGGCAGCAGCGGCAGAATGAATTCTGCACCAAATGTCGGGCTCAGGCTGACCTTCAGCACCCCGGCAGGCTCGGAGGCCCCGGAGGAGACATCGGCAATCGCCGTCTGCAATGCGTCGAGATTGCCGCCGATCGATTGCAAGAACCTTTCCCCCGCCTCGGTCAGGACCAGTTTGCGGGTAGAGCGCTGGAATAGTCGCACACCCAGATTGCGCTCCAGCATCGCGACATTGCGGCTGACGGCGGCCGGCGTTAGGGACAAGCGTCGCGCCGCTTCCGAGAAACTCGCGGATTCAGCGCTTTTGACGAAGCTTTCCAGATTGGCGAGGGTTTCCATCATACCTTCAACGATTACTTGAAGCCGAGACAAATGATTACCGGCTAATTTGTAATAAGCAACAGGCGCATCTTCACCGCATCGAAACCCGATGGAGTGAAGACCATGACCCTCACCCTTGCTGGAAAAACTGCCCTCGTCACCGGCGGCTCGCGCTCGATTGGCGCGATGATTGCGAAAAGACTGGCTGCCGATGGCGCGGCGGTCGCCCTGACCTATAGTGCCTCGCCCGAGCGCGCCGCGGAGGTCGTCGCCGAGATCGAGGCCGAGGGCGGCAAAGCCCTGGCCATCGCTGCGGATGCGGGCGATCCCGAGGCCGTCCGCGCTGCCGTGACCCGGACGATTGAGACCTTCGGCAGCATCGACATTCTCGTGAACAACGCTGGTCTCGGCCTTGGCGGTCCGATCGAGGAAATCCCTTTCGAGACCTATCAGCGCATGATCGCAGTCAATGTCACCGGAGTCTTCGTCGCGACCCAAGAGGCCGCGCGGCACATGAAACCCGGCGGGCGGATTATCCAGATCGGCTCGTCAATGACCCGCTACGCGGGTTTTCCGAACGCCTCGCTTTACACCCTGACCAAAGGCGCGATCACCGGCTTCAATCGCAGCCTTGTTCGGGATCTGGGACCGAAGGGGATCACCGTCAACACCGTCCACCCGGGCCCCACCGATACCGACATGAACCCGGCCGATGGCCCGGTTGCCAAGATCGTCGGTCCCGGCATGGCGATCGGCCGCTACGGCCAACCATCCGAGATTGCCAATGTCGTCGCCTTCCTCGCCAGCCCCGAGGC
This genomic interval from Paracoccus sp. MBLB3053 contains the following:
- a CDS encoding LysR family transcriptional regulator, whose translation is METLANLESFVKSAESASFSEAARRLSLTPAAVSRNVAMLERNLGVRLFQRSTRKLVLTEAGERFLQSIGGNLDALQTAIADVSSGASEPAGVLKVSLSPTFGAEFILPLLPELMRRHPLIRPEWHFENRHVDLAAEGYDVAIGAGFELTPGMVARTLAPAHIIAVAAPGYTAGRTLPSEPEDLSRLDGIAMRSLRTGRLRQWVMRNVAGTEKAAPLPDTIILNDPAAMREAAKLGLGVALLAVPDVLRDLENGSLIRLLPHWFADAGAISLYYVSRTLLPAKTRVFVDLVAETFSREQLAERFAGSLASEG
- a CDS encoding SDR family NAD(P)-dependent oxidoreductase; the protein is MTLTLAGKTALVTGGSRSIGAMIAKRLAADGAAVALTYSASPERAAEVVAEIEAEGGKALAIAADAGDPEAVRAAVTRTIETFGSIDILVNNAGLGLGGPIEEIPFETYQRMIAVNVTGVFVATQEAARHMKPGGRIIQIGSSMTRYAGFPNASLYTLTKGAITGFNRSLVRDLGPKGITVNTVHPGPTDTDMNPADGPVAKIVGPGMAIGRYGQPSEIANVVAFLASPEAAFVTGAEIVADGGLTA
- a CDS encoding GIY-YIG nuclease family protein is translated as MTAYAYVLGCHASDGYRTYVGWTLDLERRLAEHNSGTALGAKSTRGRRWILIYAERLPTRSEAMSREWHLKRDRRLRRELARGAQGFS